In the Flavobacterium sp. 90 genome, ATCTGCATAATTTGTTTCCTCAATCAGCAATTTATTATAATGTGCATCGTGATTGATTACAAGGGAATCATCGGCTGTTCTCCAAACGTCAAATTCTGAACCTGCAAGTTTTAAATCAATAGCATGTCTGAGAGAAGCAATCGAGTTTTCCGGAGAATTGTCCTTTTTCCATGCTCCTCTATGTGCTACAACAGCATTTTTACTGACATTACAAGACGAAAAAACAACCATCATCGACATTAAAAAAAGTCTTACAGAAATTTTACTTTTATTCATTAGATCGAAATTTAATTTATACTTTTTATAAAACTAAAGACTAAAAAAAAGCCCTTCGTCAACCAATTACGAAGGGCTAATTACAATAAATAAACCAACTATTTAGCTAATTCAAAACTAACTTTCTTGTCGGCATTTGAATTTCCACCAACGAAAATATCAAACTGTCCAGGCTCTGCTACGAATTGTAAATCAGAGTTATAAAATTTTAAATCTTCAACTGTGATATCAAAAGTCACGGTTTGCTTCTCCCCTTTTTTAAGTGTAATTTTTTGGAAATTTTTCAATTCTCTAACTGGTCTTGTTACTGAACCTACTAAATCTCTAATGTATAATTGAACGGTTTCTTTTCCGTCATAATTTCCTGTGTTTGCAACATCAACAGTCACTTTCAATTTTCCGTTGAAATTCATTTTATCAGATGAAATTTTTAAGTTTGAATATTCAAAAGAAGTATAACTTAATCCGAAACCAAATGGGAATAATGGCTCGTTTCTTTCGTCAATATAATTAGATCTGAATTTTTCGAATTTACCTTCTGTATTAGAAAGTGGTCTTCCTGTATTTTTGTGTGCGTAATAAATTGGCAATTGTCCAACGCTTCTTGGGAAAGTTGATGTCAATTTTCCAGAAGGATTTACATCTCCAAATAAAACATCAGCAATAGAATATCCTGCTTCTGATCCTGCGAACCAAACATTTAAAATAGCCGGAACAGTTTCGTTTTCTTCTTTAATAACTAACGGACGACCATCAAATAATACTAAAACAACTGGTTTTCCTGTTTTTAATAATGCATTTAATAAATCTTTTTGCGCTTGTGGAATTTCTAAATTCGTACGGCTGCTTGATTCTCCACTCATTTCTGCAGATTCTCCAAGTGCAGCAACAATTACATCTGATTGATTAGCAACTTTTAAAGCTTCTGCCAATAATTCTTCTTTTGAACGTCCATCACGGTGTAAAGTTTTACCAAACATAGTTGCGTTTGTTTCAAAAGTTTCATCGTAATCTAAATTGCTCCCTTTTGCATATAATACTTTTGTAGAAGGTCCTGCTACTTCTTTGATTCCTGCTAATAATGAGATAGCATTTTCCATTTTTGTAGCAACGCTCCAAGTTCCCGGCATATTTTCTTTGGCATCAGCCAATGGTCCGATTAAAGCAATTGTTCCAGATTTTTTAAGTGGCAATACCTGACCTTGATTTTTTAATAAAACCAATGATTGTGCAGAGATTGATCTTGCTTCTTTTCTGCTGCTTGCTGTAAAAATCTCCGTTTTTGCTCTGTTAGCATCACAATATTTATATGGATCACTGAACAATCCTAAATCATATTTTGCTTCAAGGATAAGTTTTACTGCATTATCGATTGTTTCGATTGTTACTTTTTTCTCGTCTAAAGATTTTTTCAATGTTCCTAAGAAACCTTCTCCAACCATATCCATTTCTACACCTGCGTTAAGAGATAAAGCCGAAACAGCTTGTAAATCTCCCATTCCATGTTCGATCATTTCAGGAATTCCGGTAAAATCTGTTACAACAAAACCTTTAAAACCCCATTGTTTTCTTAAAACATCTGTCATTAACCATTTGTTTCCTGTTGCTGGAATTCCGTCAATTTCATTGAAAGAAGCCATTACAGAACCTACACCAGCATCAACTGCTGCTTTGTAAGGAGGGAAATAATCGTTGAACATTCTAATATGACTCATATCAACTGTGTTGTAATCACGTCCTGCTTCTGGCGCACCATAAAGAGCAAAGTGTTTTACACATGCCATGATTGAGTTATTTTTAGAAAGATCGTGTTGTTGGTAACCGTTTACCATTGCTTTTGCAATTTGGCTTCCCAAATATGGATCTTCTCCTGAACCTTCAGAAACTCTTCCCCAACGAGGATCACGAGAAACGTCAACCATTGGAGAGAATGTCCAGTTAATACCGTCAGCACTAGCTTCTTGTGCAGCGATTTGAGCACTTCTTTCGATTAAGCCCATATCCCAAGTACATGATAATCCTAACGGAATTGGGAATGTTGTTTCGTAACCGTGAATTACGTCCATACCAAAAATCAATGGAATTTTTAAACGGCTTTTTTCAACTGCAATTTTTTGTACTTCTCTAATTTTTTGAACAGATTTAATATTGAATAAACCTCCTACCTTACCTTCAGCAATTTTTTTTGCCACATCAGAACTGTTTGCTTGTCCTGTCGTAATATCTCCAGAAGTTGGTAAATTAAGCTGCCCTAATTTTTCGTCTAATGTCATTTTTGACAATAGTTCTGCTACAAACTCTGATCTTGGTTTAATTTTTACTGTAGTTTTAGTGGTCTTTTTTTGAGCATAACCCAAAACAGCACATCCTAAAAAAAGTAAGACTAATTTGTTTTTCATGTGTATTTAATATTTGCATTTATAATGGAGGATGGAATCACTTTTCTTCGTTTTATTTCTAAATTGAAATCATAGCAACTTCATTCTATATTCTATTTTCTTTTTTCTATTTTCTATTTTCTATATTCTATATTCTTTATTTCTTCGAGTTCGTTTTTATCTGTTTAAACATCCAGTCATAAATTTCGGGATTGTCATAAACTCGTGTCCAACTATCGTGACCTGCATCATCAAAAATGGTCAATTGAACATCTTTGGCATTGCACTTTTTTAATTCCTTGTAAATTGTTATGGCGTAATCTACTTTTACTACATCGTCTAATAATCCATGAAAAATCCTCGTTGGAATATTAGCAATCTTACAAGCACTTTCTAATTCAATCAAATCAACAAAGCCCGAAATTGGGACAATTGCTGCAAACTTATCCGGATATGATAATGCCAGATTCCATGCCGCCCAACCTCCGGAACTTAATCCGGTGACATATATTCTGTTAGAATCGATTTTATTCTCTTTTTGAATTTTTAAAATCAATTCATTGATAGATTCTATATCCCAATTTTCATCTGATTTACATTGCGGAGCCAAAACATAAGCATCTAATGAGTGTGTTTTTAAATACTTTAAAGGGCCGTTGATTTTTACTTTTTCAATGTCTGTCCCTTTTTCACCATCTCCCGAAATAAAAACTATTAATGGCTTATTCTCTTTTGTATTGGCAGGTTTATGTAACGCATAACCTAATTCATGCTTTACAATTACCTCAGTTTTTATTGTTCCCGTTGATTCACTTTGCGCAAATGCCAACGCAGAAAATAATACTGCAATTAATGCAAATTTATATCTCATCTTAAATTCCATATTTTCCTGAATGGAAACCTAATTTTGTTAATCCTTGTTTTACTTCTGGTGCATTCATGAATAATTTCCATAACAAACCAGTTCTGTAATTTTCGATCATAACCACTTCCGGTCCTTGGTCAATTGCCAGATAACGTTTTGCTACCCAATTATTCTGTAAGCTCAAAGCATCGTAAAATCCTGCTTCTCCCCAAGTTTCTTTTTTATGATTTTCGTATAAATTTCTAATCACTGCCATTGATTCTTTTGGCGTGTAAGCAATAGAACTTATCGCAGCTGTTGGAGACATAACTCCCTGATCGTTGCTTGGCATGTGTGCATTATATCCAATCGATCCATCAGGATTTCTGGAATACGATGCTGTTAATCCCCAATAATCAGCGCTGTAGCCATTTTTAGGATTTTGAATGCAATACTCGTAATTGATTTTTGTTTGGTTAACATTCAAATCCCAATAGTTTGCATATTTATCGCTTAACTGATTTGGATCAAGTCCAACATAAGAATAATGTGCCCAGAATAAAGGTCCGCCAAATTCTTCTGCTCCATTATGTTTTAAAATCAACGGAATATCATATTTCTTTTTGTCCGAAACGATTCCGCCGCTTCTCGCCCAACCTTCATGATATGCTTTTGAATCAATTGAATGCGTTGGCGATGATGCTGCCATTACATAAGTAATCAAACATTCGTTGTATCCTTCAAGCGGGAAATTCATTTGCCAATCGTATGTTGGTGACCAGTGCCAGTACAGTACATTTTTCTTATTTGTGTACCAATTCCATTCAACCCCTTTCCAAAGTGCGTCATATTTTTGAGCGACTGCTTTTTCATTTTCTGAGCCTTCTTTTAGATATTCGCGAACAGTAATCATTCCTGCAACCAAAAATGAAGTTTCGACTAAGTCTCCACCATTATCCTTGGTTCCAAAAGGCTTTACTTTTCCGGTATTTCCGTCTATCCAATGTGACCATGCTCCATGAAAACGATCTGCTTTGCGTAAAAAATCTGCAATTTTGCTTAGTCTTTCAACTCCTTGTGCTTTTGTAATATATCCTTGAGACATTCCGGAAACGATTGCCATTAAGCCAAAACCAGAACCTCCGGTTGTAACAATATTAGCATCATTGTCAGGATAATTCCCATCAGGATGAAAACGTTCTCTGGCCAATCCTGAATTTGGTTCAGTATAATCCCAGAAATATTTAAAAGTCTGTTTTTGAACAGTAGCTAAAAGTTGTTCATCTGTTAATTTTACAGCAACTACATTTTCTCCTTCTTTTTCTTTTGATTTATCAGAATTAGATCCGCAACCAAAAAATGTAAAAACTAATAATAAAACTGAAATTCTAACCATTATAAAAAATTTAAAAACCATTAATAAAAATCACTCCTTTCCTGAGAAAGGAGTGATTTAAAAAATTTAATTAATAACCACCCGGGTTTTGTTGAGAAAGTCCACCAGCTTCTCTTAAGAATGAAGTTGGTATAGGCCATAATTCATGTTTTCCAACAACAAAAGTTTTTCCATCTGCTGCCATAGCCGCTTCTGCTTGTCCTGTTCTAACAAGATCAAACCATCTGTCGTGCTCAAAAGCAAATTCTAATCTTCTTTCTTTCCAGATTGCTTTTCTAATATCTGATTGAGAAGTAAAAAGAGTATCTCCTAAACCTGCTCTTTTACGAATTTGATTTACTAAAGGAATAGCTCCCGCAGTATCTCCTAATTCATTCAAAGCTTCTGCTTTCATTAATATAACTTCAGCATATCTTAAATATCTAAGATTTGTGTCTGTAAATTCCTGATTGTAAAAAGCTGATGAATATGCTTTATAATTATATCTTGGATTTGCTACAGTTGATGGTACTACTTTACCATCATATAAAACTGAACCTCTGAAAATAATTGTAGCTTCTCTTCTAACATCTCCTGTCTCGTAAGCATTAGCTAAACCTTCAGTTGGTGTGTTGAATCCCCAACCCCATCCTCCAGCTCCACGAGGCGCTTGAGAAACAGTGTAATTTCCAATTCCAAATCCAGGGGTAGAAGTAGAACCTACTCCATTAATTTCGAAAATAGATTCCGGACCAAATTCTCCTTCTTTTTTGAATTGTAGAGAATAATCAGAAACTAAAGAATAACCTGTTACTTTATCACAGTTGTCAATTACTTTTTGCCAGTTTTTTTGGTAAAGATTTACTTTTGCTAATAAAGCATATGCAGATCCTTTAGAAACTCTCACAACATCTGCTCCAGTATAAGCTGATTTTAAAGGCAAAGCTTCGATAGCATCATTTAAGTCTTTTTCGATAAAAGCATAAACTTCTGCTACTGATTTACGTGTCAATTGCATTTTTCTGTCTGCATCAGAGATTGGAACAAGAGCCAAGTGATCTACAATTGGAACTCCACCATATCCCTTTACCAAAGTAAAATACATAAAAGCTCTCAAGAATTTTGTTTCTCCAACTAATCTCGCTTTTAAACTTGGGTTTGCCTTATCTAATTTTGGAAACATTTCCAATGCTTGATTACATCTGTTTATCCCAGCATAATTAGCTTCCCAAGTAGATTGAAAAGAAGGAGTTGAAGCATTATAAGTCAAAGCATCAACAATATCTTTATCTCCACCTGCATCTCCGGGATCAGAACCTTTATCAGCATCATCAGTGATAATACTTGAAACTGCATTCCATCCAAAAGATGACATTTCCCATCCTAAAAATTGATTGTAAATAGCAGTTACAAAACCTGTAGCTCCAGCATCGCTATTTACTAAAGCTGGATCAGCCGGAATAGCTTCTGATGGCTCTACATCTAAAAAGTCATTTGAACATCCGGAAAAAAGTATTCCAGATAGTACAAACATTGATATATATAATCTTTTCATAATATTAAAATTTTAAATTAGCACCAATAACAAATGATCTCAATGATGGGTAAGCATCTAACTCAACCCCTTGAGTGCCTTCAACAAGTTTACCATCACTTGTAACATCTGGTGAAAATCCAGAGAATTTTTGTGAGATAAATGGATTAATTGCATTTACATATATTCGGCAAAAGCTAATAAACTGATCGTCTCTAAGTGGTAGTTTATACCCCAAAGTAATGTTATTGATTCTGAAAAAATCTGCAGATTCTAAATAATAAGTTGAAGCAACCGGTGTAGCGTTTGAAGGTGCAGGATTAGAAGACGTTGCATTCGTAGGTGTCCAGAAATCACGAGCTACAGAAGCTTCAATGTTTTCTCCTCCAAATCTTTGTGCTTTTTTACCGTTATATACCTTTGCTCCACCTGTTCCGTAACCGTCAACAGAAAAATCAATGCTTTTGTAGTTTAATCCTAAACTAACTCCATAATTCGAAGTTGGTAAAAGAGAACCTACATATTTTTTGTCTTTAAGTTCATCCAAGCCTGTTTGAGCAACTTTAGAACCGTCTGCTTTGTAGTACAACATTTGACCATTTGTTGGGTCAACTCCTGCGTACTCATACATAAAGAAACTTCCTAAAGGTTGTCCTACTGAAGTATTATCAAGAATTTTGGTGTTTTGACCATTTCCTAAACTTCCTCCAATAATTGGATTTAGCTGTACATTTTTAAGACTTGTAAGTTCATTTTTATTATGAGAAAAATTTCCTCCTACCCAATAGCTTAATTTGTCGTTTATTTTGTCATCCCAACGCAAAGAAATTTCATAACCTTTGTTAGATACTTCTCCAATATGTGAAGGTGTAGCAACGGTAATTCCAGAAGTAGAATATGGTTTTACATTCAAAATTGTATTGGTTGTGTTTTTATCATACACATCAAAAGATCCTTTTAATCTGCTGTTCAACACTTCAAAATCAAAACCTCCTGAAAGTTCTTCAACAATCTCCCAAGATAAATTAGGATCTACCTGAGAATTTATTGTAGTCCCCGAACCTAAATTAGAATAATCTAATCCAGAAGTTAATAATTGGGTATTAAGAGGTACATTTTGATTTCCTAATCTACCCCAAGATCCTCTAATTTTTAATAAATTAATTGGTTCAACATTGCTTAAAAAGCTTTCTTTTGATACAATCCAACCTAAACCAACAGATGGAAATGTTCCCCAACGTTTGTCGTCAGCAAATTGTGATGATCCGTCACGTCTAACAGTACCTGTAAGTAAATATCTGTCCATCAATTTATATTGAAAACGTGCAAAATATGATGCTAATCTTCTTTGGTTTAAAGCCTCATCTTTTAAACCTGTAACGTTACTTGCAACATTAACATCTTTTAAAGACCAGTAATTTGAGTTTGCATTTACATTCTTTCTGTCAATCGTAAGCTTTTCT is a window encoding:
- a CDS encoding prolyl oligopeptidase family serine peptidase, which produces MRYKFALIAVLFSALAFAQSESTGTIKTEVIVKHELGYALHKPANTKENKPLIVFISGDGEKGTDIEKVKINGPLKYLKTHSLDAYVLAPQCKSDENWDIESINELILKIQKENKIDSNRIYVTGLSSGGWAAWNLALSYPDKFAAIVPISGFVDLIELESACKIANIPTRIFHGLLDDVVKVDYAITIYKELKKCNAKDVQLTIFDDAGHDSWTRVYDNPEIYDWMFKQIKTNSKK
- a CDS encoding RagB/SusD family nutrient uptake outer membrane protein, with protein sequence MKRLYISMFVLSGILFSGCSNDFLDVEPSEAIPADPALVNSDAGATGFVTAIYNQFLGWEMSSFGWNAVSSIITDDADKGSDPGDAGGDKDIVDALTYNASTPSFQSTWEANYAGINRCNQALEMFPKLDKANPSLKARLVGETKFLRAFMYFTLVKGYGGVPIVDHLALVPISDADRKMQLTRKSVAEVYAFIEKDLNDAIEALPLKSAYTGADVVRVSKGSAYALLAKVNLYQKNWQKVIDNCDKVTGYSLVSDYSLQFKKEGEFGPESIFEINGVGSTSTPGFGIGNYTVSQAPRGAGGWGWGFNTPTEGLANAYETGDVRREATIIFRGSVLYDGKVVPSTVANPRYNYKAYSSAFYNQEFTDTNLRYLRYAEVILMKAEALNELGDTAGAIPLVNQIRKRAGLGDTLFTSQSDIRKAIWKERRLEFAFEHDRWFDLVRTGQAEAAMAADGKTFVVGKHELWPIPTSFLREAGGLSQQNPGGY
- a CDS encoding glucoamylase family protein; translated protein: MVRISVLLLVFTFFGCGSNSDKSKEKEGENVVAVKLTDEQLLATVQKQTFKYFWDYTEPNSGLARERFHPDGNYPDNDANIVTTGGSGFGLMAIVSGMSQGYITKAQGVERLSKIADFLRKADRFHGAWSHWIDGNTGKVKPFGTKDNGGDLVETSFLVAGMITVREYLKEGSENEKAVAQKYDALWKGVEWNWYTNKKNVLYWHWSPTYDWQMNFPLEGYNECLITYVMAASSPTHSIDSKAYHEGWARSGGIVSDKKKYDIPLILKHNGAEEFGGPLFWAHYSYVGLDPNQLSDKYANYWDLNVNQTKINYEYCIQNPKNGYSADYWGLTASYSRNPDGSIGYNAHMPSNDQGVMSPTAAISSIAYTPKESMAVIRNLYENHKKETWGEAGFYDALSLQNNWVAKRYLAIDQGPEVVMIENYRTGLLWKLFMNAPEVKQGLTKLGFHSGKYGI
- the bglX gene encoding beta-glucosidase BglX encodes the protein MKNKLVLLFLGCAVLGYAQKKTTKTTVKIKPRSEFVAELLSKMTLDEKLGQLNLPTSGDITTGQANSSDVAKKIAEGKVGGLFNIKSVQKIREVQKIAVEKSRLKIPLIFGMDVIHGYETTFPIPLGLSCTWDMGLIERSAQIAAQEASADGINWTFSPMVDVSRDPRWGRVSEGSGEDPYLGSQIAKAMVNGYQQHDLSKNNSIMACVKHFALYGAPEAGRDYNTVDMSHIRMFNDYFPPYKAAVDAGVGSVMASFNEIDGIPATGNKWLMTDVLRKQWGFKGFVVTDFTGIPEMIEHGMGDLQAVSALSLNAGVEMDMVGEGFLGTLKKSLDEKKVTIETIDNAVKLILEAKYDLGLFSDPYKYCDANRAKTEIFTASSRKEARSISAQSLVLLKNQGQVLPLKKSGTIALIGPLADAKENMPGTWSVATKMENAISLLAGIKEVAGPSTKVLYAKGSNLDYDETFETNATMFGKTLHRDGRSKEELLAEALKVANQSDVIVAALGESAEMSGESSSRTNLEIPQAQKDLLNALLKTGKPVVLVLFDGRPLVIKEENETVPAILNVWFAGSEAGYSIADVLFGDVNPSGKLTSTFPRSVGQLPIYYAHKNTGRPLSNTEGKFEKFRSNYIDERNEPLFPFGFGLSYTSFEYSNLKISSDKMNFNGKLKVTVDVANTGNYDGKETVQLYIRDLVGSVTRPVRELKNFQKITLKKGEKQTVTFDITVEDLKFYNSDLQFVAEPGQFDIFVGGNSNADKKVSFELAK